One window of Camelina sativa cultivar DH55 chromosome 4, Cs, whole genome shotgun sequence genomic DNA carries:
- the LOC104780513 gene encoding F-box protein At3g47030-like, translating to MFGILGFNAAMEKRQKQVVSSPSKSPPREYKKEIPADVLIDIFSRLPLKDVARCRCVSKLWSCVLRRRDFTQLYLKVSSDRPRLLFTFLYKGKRIFYSMPQDLDPDQDYPIVYPHYQMHFPKGLGSSDDVCPSILGFICTKSRKPMICNPSTGQYISLPVATTKRNLSRPYFGYDPIGKVFMVLSVSDDYVCRVSTLGTGEVTWXKRQKQVVSSPSKSPPREYKKEIPADVLIDIFSRLPLKDVARCRCVSKLWSCVLRRRDFTQLYLKVSSDRPRLLFTFLYKGKRIFYSMPQDLDPDQDYPIVYPHYQMHFPKGLGSSDDVCPSILGFICTKSRKPMICNPSTGQYISLPVATTKRNLSRPYFGYDPIGKVFMVLSVSDDYVCRVSTLGTGEVTWKRVECLITHQPLHTEVCIDGVLYYLAKRMGDGTPPGYMVVCFDVKSERFKFLDVELPILGSALINYKGNLGILFPDSGIIYEGTESLELRVLEADTDEVKWSNTVYILPFYWKYAVSHSFLYIAGMTSAGEIVLSTSFLVEPFEVIYYNIVQNTVERIEITFGIVDKKAPCSRVLTLINHVENVELMD from the coding sequence aTGTTTGGGATTCTAGGGTTTAACGCCGCCATGGAAAAAAGGCAGAAGCAAGTAGTTTCCAGCCCAAGCAAGTCCCCACCAAGAGAATACAAGAAGGAGATCCCAGCTGATGTCTTGATCGACATATTCTCAAGGTTGCCATTGAAAGACGTCGCAAGGTGTCGTTGTGTGTCGAAGCTCTGGTCTTGCGTGCTTCGTCGTCGAGACTTCACCCAACTGTACCTGAAAGTGTCATCGGATCGTCCGCGTCTCTTATTCACCTTCCTATACAAGGGTAAGCGGATCTTTTACTCCATGCCTCAGGATCTAGATCCAGACCAAGACTACCCCATTGTATATCCCCATTACCAGATGCATTTCCCTAAAGGTTTGGGTTCTTCAGATGATGTGTGTCCATCTATACTTGGTTTCATCTGTACCAAATCTAGGAAGCCGATGATCTGTAACCCTAGCACAGGACAGTACATATCTTTACCCGTAGCGACAACCAAGAGGAATCTGAGTAGACCCTATTTTGGGTATGATCCTATCGGGAAAGTCTTCATGGTATTGAGCGTGTCTGATGATTATGTGTGTCGAGTTTCAACATTAGGAACGGGAGAAGTGACCTGGNAAAAAAGGCAGAAGCAAGTAGTTTCCAGCCCAAGCAAGTCCCCACCAAGAGAATACAAGAAGGAGATCCCAGCTGATGTCTTGATCGACATATTCTCAAGGTTGCCATTGAAAGACGTCGCAAGGTGTCGTTGTGTGTCGAAGCTCTGGTCTTGCGTGCTTCGTCGTCGAGACTTCACCCAACTGTACCTGAAAGTGTCATCGGATCGTCCGCGTCTCTTATTCACCTTCCTATACAAGGGTAAGCGGATCTTTTACTCCATGCCTCAGGATCTAGATCCAGACCAAGACTACCCCATTGTATATCCCCATTACCAGATGCATTTCCCTAAAGGTTTGGGTTCTTCAGATGATGTGTGTCCATCTATACTTGGTTTCATCTGTACCAAATCTAGGAAGCCGATGATCTGTAACCCTAGCACAGGACAGTACATATCTTTACCCGTAGCGACAACCAAGAGGAATCTGAGTAGACCCTATTTTGGGTATGATCCTATCGGGAAAGTCTTCATGGTATTGAGCGTGTCTGATGATTATGTGTGTCGAGTTTCAACATTAGGAACGGGAGAAGTGACCTGGAAAAGGGTCGAATGTTTGATAACCCATCAACCGTTACATACTGAGGTATGCATTGATGGGGTGTTATATTATTTAGCTAAGCGCATGGGCGATGGAACTCCACCAGGTTATATGGTCGTATGCTTTGATGTTAAATCGGAGAGGTTCAAGTTTCTGGATGTTGAGTTACCAATTTTGGGTTCAGCTCTCATAAACTACAAAGGTAACTTGGGCATATTGTTTCCAGATTCGGGTATTATATATGAAGGCACAGAAAGTTTGGAGCTGCGGGTTCTAGAGGCCGATACTGATGAGGTCAAATGGTCGAATACTGTCTACATATTGCCATTTTACTGGAAGTATGCAGTTTCACATTCCTTCCTGTACATTGCTGGGATGACTAGTGCAGGTGAAATTGTGTTGTCGACAAGCTTTCTAGTGGAGCCTTTCGAGGTGATCTACTACAATATTGTGCAGAATACCGTGGAAAGAATTGAAATCACTTTCGGAATTGTAGATAAGAAGGCTCCCTGCTCAAGGGTTTTGACTTTGATAAACCATGTAGAGAATGTGGAGCTTATGGATTAG